In Caproicibacterium amylolyticum, a genomic segment contains:
- the cas3 gene encoding CRISPR-associated helicase Cas3' gives MPEKRPFAAHIREEDKEVQTVQQHLENVAELAKEFAMPFGAEDMAYQSGLAHDLGKFSAGFQHRIWDGGPKTDHSTAGAMEMKKLANNPCTLLPAYCIAGHHAGLMNGGGQQDDSETTGTLFGRLNKNLPQNYLVYKDFVQLKVPQPPRIKPLGRQGFSLSFLTRMLFSCLVDADFLDTDAFMKNHEIARGSGCSIKELSQKLDNYIHEKRWLDAKEGLNGKRSAILKMCIDTGDSAEKGLFTLTVPTGGGKTVSSLAFALHHAIKCGMKRVIYVIPYCSIIEQTVDNFVAILGKENVLAHYSGAQYDDQDEDMNEARLLTENWDMPVIVTTAVQFFESLFSNKTSACRKLHNIADSVVIFDEAQTLPLDYLQPCVDAIAELTVNYGTTCVLCTATQPALGKLFEVYAPALSAHEICPNTQELYSTFRRVRYEQLGVLTDEELTQRLNACSQVLCIVSTRKQAKNVYGLLEREGSFHLSTLMTPEHRRAVLKTIRERLKNHQQCRVVSTSLIEAGVDVDFPTVYRAYAGLDSEIQAGGRCNRENKRPLQDSVVYLFEPESKYKGSPAMKRPKEEALEAVRGKESIDAPDAVTEYFNLLYHDIGSALDVKEVVKGFEDGVRSHFSFPFKTAAENFHLIDSDTWTVLVPRDDRSREIAALFTQPAFHPDRRLYREMGQYCVNIYKNHFEELYPSLSMVGERFGILTVPELYDENTGLSFENDGGFGLIQ, from the coding sequence ATGCCAGAAAAACGGCCCTTTGCGGCACATATCAGAGAAGAAGACAAAGAAGTGCAGACAGTTCAGCAGCATCTGGAAAACGTTGCGGAACTTGCAAAAGAATTTGCGATGCCTTTTGGTGCGGAGGATATGGCGTACCAAAGCGGACTGGCACATGACCTAGGCAAGTTCTCAGCAGGTTTTCAGCACCGTATCTGGGACGGCGGCCCGAAAACGGATCATTCCACAGCAGGAGCAATGGAAATGAAAAAGCTGGCGAACAACCCGTGTACACTGCTTCCGGCCTACTGCATCGCGGGGCATCACGCAGGGCTTATGAACGGCGGCGGGCAGCAGGATGACAGCGAAACCACCGGAACTCTTTTCGGGCGGCTGAACAAAAATCTGCCGCAGAATTATCTGGTGTATAAGGATTTCGTACAGCTGAAAGTTCCCCAGCCGCCAAGAATCAAGCCGCTCGGAAGGCAGGGCTTTTCCCTTTCCTTTTTGACCCGCATGCTCTTTTCCTGCTTGGTGGATGCCGATTTTCTGGACACAGACGCGTTCATGAAAAATCATGAAATTGCACGCGGCAGCGGATGCAGTATCAAAGAATTGTCACAGAAACTGGACAATTACATTCATGAAAAGCGTTGGCTAGATGCAAAAGAAGGTTTGAACGGAAAGCGAAGCGCTATTTTAAAAATGTGTATAGATACTGGGGACAGTGCTGAAAAGGGGCTTTTTACGCTGACTGTGCCGACCGGCGGCGGAAAAACAGTTTCCTCCCTTGCATTCGCTCTGCATCATGCAATAAAGTGTGGCATGAAACGAGTGATTTATGTAATCCCGTACTGTTCAATTATTGAGCAGACGGTTGACAATTTCGTTGCTATCTTGGGAAAAGAAAACGTGCTGGCGCACTATTCCGGTGCACAGTATGATGACCAAGACGAAGATATGAACGAAGCGCGGCTGCTGACCGAAAACTGGGATATGCCGGTAATCGTTACCACTGCGGTGCAGTTTTTTGAATCGCTGTTTTCCAATAAGACTTCTGCCTGCCGCAAACTACACAACATCGCCGACAGCGTCGTGATTTTTGATGAAGCGCAGACACTGCCGCTGGATTACTTGCAGCCCTGCGTGGATGCGATTGCCGAACTTACTGTGAATTACGGCACAACCTGTGTGCTTTGCACGGCAACACAGCCCGCACTTGGCAAACTCTTTGAAGTGTATGCACCTGCACTTTCCGCACATGAAATCTGCCCGAATACACAGGAACTTTACAGTACTTTTCGCCGGGTACGCTACGAACAGCTTGGCGTGCTGACGGACGAGGAGTTGACACAGCGGCTGAATGCATGCAGTCAGGTACTGTGCATTGTATCCACCAGAAAGCAGGCCAAAAATGTTTATGGATTACTGGAAAGGGAGGGCAGCTTCCACCTTTCCACACTGATGACGCCGGAGCACCGGCGCGCTGTTTTGAAAACGATTCGTGAACGTCTGAAAAATCATCAGCAGTGCCGTGTGGTTTCCACCAGTCTGATTGAAGCCGGTGTGGATGTTGACTTTCCAACAGTTTACCGTGCATATGCGGGGCTGGACAGCGAGATTCAGGCGGGCGGCCGCTGCAACCGCGAAAACAAGCGCCCGCTGCAGGACAGTGTGGTTTACCTTTTTGAGCCGGAAAGCAAATACAAGGGAAGTCCTGCTATGAAGCGTCCTAAGGAGGAAGCGTTGGAGGCTGTACGCGGAAAGGAAAGCATTGATGCGCCGGATGCGGTTACGGAATATTTTAACCTGCTGTATCATGACATCGGCAGTGCACTGGACGTGAAAGAAGTTGTAAAAGGCTTTGAAGACGGCGTGCGCAGCCATTTTAGTTTCCCATTTAAAACGGCAGCTGAAAACTTCCACCTGATTGACAGCGATACATGGACAGTGCTGGTTCCGCGCGACGACAGAAGCCGCGAAATTGCTGCGCTGTTTACACAGCCTGCGTTTCATCCGGACCGCAGGCTGTACCGCGAAATGGGGCAGTACTGCGTCAATATTTACAAAAATCACTTTGAGGAACTGTACCCGTCACTCAGTATGGTCGGAGAGCGGTTTGGCATTTTGACAGTGCCAGAGCTTTACGATGAAAACACCGGCCTCAGTTTCGAAAATGATGGCGGCTTTGGGCTGATTCAATAA
- the smpB gene encoding SsrA-binding protein SmpB, with the protein MKEENFKTIARNKKAYHDYFVEESYEAGIELCGTEVKALRAGGCNLKDAWCAVEDGELLVRGMHISPYEHGNIFNRDPVRVRRLLMHKKEIMHLFGIVKQQGYSLIPLSIYFKGSLVKVQVGLCRGKKLYDKRADLAARAAKRDVDRAMKTQNR; encoded by the coding sequence GTGAAAGAAGAAAATTTCAAAACCATCGCCCGCAACAAAAAGGCGTACCATGATTATTTCGTGGAAGAAAGCTATGAAGCCGGTATCGAGCTTTGCGGAACCGAGGTAAAGGCTCTGCGTGCCGGGGGCTGCAACTTAAAGGATGCTTGGTGCGCGGTTGAGGACGGCGAACTGCTGGTGCGCGGTATGCACATCAGTCCTTATGAGCATGGCAATATTTTTAACCGAGACCCGGTGCGCGTGCGCCGTTTGCTGATGCACAAAAAAGAAATCATGCATTTGTTTGGCATTGTAAAGCAGCAGGGCTATTCCTTAATACCGCTGTCGATTTACTTTAAAGGCAGTTTGGTAAAAGTACAGGTTGGGCTTTGCCGCGGCAAAAAGCTGTACGATAAGCGTGCAGATCTTGCCGCGCGCGCCGCCAAGCGGGACGTTGACCGTGCTATGAAAACGCAGAACCGCTGA
- the recR gene encoding recombination mediator RecR, with product MAGYNVAPLARLIEQFERLPGIGHKSAQRLAYHVLGMTKEQAQNFADAVLEAHEKIHYCKICCNLTDQPLCPICRDEHRDNSVICVVEDPRDVIAMERTNEYSGSYHVLHGAISPLSDVGPDQLCIKELLARVQDGKVKEVIMATNPTVEGEATAMYISRLLKPLGVKVTRLAYGIPVGGDLEYADEVTLLRALEGRSEL from the coding sequence ATGGCCGGATATAATGTAGCACCGCTTGCCCGGCTGATTGAGCAGTTTGAGCGCCTGCCGGGAATTGGGCACAAAAGTGCCCAGCGCCTTGCGTACCATGTGCTGGGTATGACTAAAGAGCAGGCGCAGAATTTTGCCGATGCTGTGTTGGAAGCGCATGAAAAGATACATTACTGCAAAATCTGCTGTAACCTGACGGACCAGCCACTTTGTCCAATCTGCCGCGATGAGCACAGGGACAATTCTGTTATATGTGTTGTCGAAGATCCGCGTGATGTAATTGCGATGGAGCGTACCAATGAGTACAGCGGAAGTTATCATGTCCTGCATGGGGCGATCTCTCCGCTTTCGGATGTTGGGCCGGATCAGCTGTGCATTAAAGAACTGCTGGCCCGTGTACAGGACGGAAAAGTGAAAGAGGTCATTATGGCGACTAACCCGACTGTGGAAGGGGAGGCCACGGCTATGTACATTTCACGTCTGCTGAAACCGCTGGGGGTAAAGGTAACGCGTCTGGCCTATGGTATTCCTGTGGGCGGTGACTTAGAGTACGCTGATGAAGTTACCCTGCTGCGTGCGCTGGAAGGGCGTAGTGAGCTTTAA
- a CDS encoding YbaB/EbfC family nucleoid-associated protein — protein sequence MKARVPQNKGPQNLQQIAKQAQKLQEDMDALAQELDVKEYTATSGGDAVKATVLGKMEVKSIEIKPEVVDPEDVEMLSDMVMGAVNEALRAAAEDKSEKMEALSGGLSVPGLF from the coding sequence ATGAAGGCAAGAGTTCCCCAGAATAAAGGACCGCAGAACCTGCAGCAGATTGCGAAGCAGGCACAGAAACTGCAGGAGGATATGGACGCACTCGCACAGGAGCTGGATGTTAAGGAATACACCGCAACTTCCGGCGGGGATGCCGTAAAGGCGACTGTCCTTGGCAAAATGGAAGTAAAGAGCATTGAAATTAAGCCGGAGGTTGTTGACCCGGAAGATGTGGAAATGCTTTCTGATATGGTGATGGGTGCTGTCAACGAAGCACTGCGTGCCGCCGCTGAGGACAAGAGTGAAAAAATGGAAGCACTTTCCGGCGGGCTGAGTGTTCCGGGTCTGTTCTGA
- the dnaX gene encoding DNA polymerase III subunit gamma/tau yields MYQVLYRKWRPRVFADVVGQPQVTKTLQNELTAGRVAHAFLFTGCRGTGKTTCAKILAKAVNCLHPKDGDPCGECEICRGVQDGSIMDIVEIDAASNNGVDSIRMLREEANFTPAVAKYRVYIIDEVHMLSTGAFNALLKTLEEPPAHVIFILATTEVHKLPATILSRCQRFDFHRIPPEDIAARLVYIAGEEGASLENEAALLLARLADGAMRDALSLLDQCLGRSKEVTVEVVNEAAGLASREHLFQLADAIYHKDSAAALTVIDEMHRAGKDMARLCEELSSHLRYLMLMKTMRDAHSMVAVTETEYARLEKQALAIPLSVILHGMDTLQETLERMYRGVDRRTEIEMALLRLCCPELDDSRAALVRRIEVLEKRAPVAVSAVSAVSAPVVPAVQTAPAVQSAASPAPVSLVPSAPVVPAAEKPVVTTELLVERPKSAAPAVPAVPESKPVASAPTKTAAELAATASPLAEWPEIVQALKQYSHTIAAAFKGTAAYVSGNYVLIDAANDLAFSLLRESSQRDSMRRAIQQVTGRTYKLGPYRPAEKQEQEKDPLQTMAERAKEQGIAVVKK; encoded by the coding sequence GTGTATCAAGTGCTCTACCGCAAATGGCGCCCTCGGGTTTTTGCGGATGTCGTTGGGCAGCCGCAGGTTACAAAGACACTGCAGAATGAGCTGACCGCAGGGCGGGTGGCACACGCTTTCCTCTTTACAGGCTGCCGTGGTACGGGCAAAACAACCTGTGCCAAGATTCTCGCAAAGGCGGTCAACTGCCTGCATCCAAAGGACGGCGACCCCTGCGGTGAATGTGAAATCTGCCGCGGTGTGCAGGACGGCAGCATCATGGACATTGTGGAGATTGATGCCGCCAGCAACAACGGTGTGGACAGTATTCGCATGCTGCGTGAGGAGGCAAACTTTACCCCGGCAGTTGCAAAGTACCGCGTGTATATCATTGATGAAGTGCATATGCTTTCCACCGGTGCTTTCAATGCTTTGCTGAAAACACTGGAGGAACCGCCGGCACATGTCATTTTTATTCTTGCAACAACGGAAGTGCACAAGCTTCCGGCAACAATTCTTTCCCGTTGTCAGCGCTTTGATTTTCACCGAATTCCACCGGAGGATATTGCGGCGCGGCTGGTTTATATTGCTGGGGAGGAGGGCGCTTCACTGGAAAATGAAGCGGCCCTGCTGCTGGCACGCCTTGCAGACGGCGCCATGCGTGACGCACTTTCTCTGCTCGACCAGTGCCTTGGCCGCAGCAAGGAAGTGACAGTGGAAGTTGTTAACGAAGCGGCGGGACTTGCAAGCCGGGAGCATCTTTTTCAGCTGGCAGACGCGATTTATCATAAGGACAGTGCCGCAGCCTTGACAGTGATTGATGAAATGCACCGTGCCGGAAAAGATATGGCACGCCTGTGCGAGGAACTTTCCTCTCATCTGCGTTATCTAATGCTCATGAAGACGATGCGTGACGCACATTCCATGGTGGCGGTCACCGAAACCGAGTACGCCCGGCTTGAAAAACAGGCGCTGGCAATTCCGCTTTCCGTCATTCTGCACGGCATGGATACACTGCAGGAAACACTGGAACGGATGTACCGCGGTGTAGACCGGCGTACAGAAATAGAAATGGCGCTGCTGCGTCTGTGCTGTCCGGAACTGGATGACAGCCGCGCTGCACTGGTCCGCCGCATAGAGGTATTGGAGAAGCGTGCACCAGTAGCTGTTTCAGCTGTTTCAGCTGTTTCGGCGCCGGTCGTGCCGGCCGTACAAACTGCTCCGGCAGTACAAAGCGCGGCATCGCCTGCTCCGGTGTCACTGGTCCCATCTGCGCCGGTCGTACCGGCAGCGGAAAAACCGGTGGTAACAACAGAACTGCTGGTAGAAAGGCCTAAATCAGCCGCACCGGCGGTACCAGCTGTGCCGGAGTCCAAGCCGGTGGCTTCTGCACCCACAAAAACAGCGGCAGAACTTGCCGCCACTGCATCTCCGCTTGCCGAATGGCCGGAAATCGTGCAGGCGCTCAAGCAGTATTCTCATACGATTGCGGCGGCATTTAAAGGTACAGCAGCCTATGTCAGTGGCAATTATGTGTTGATTGATGCTGCCAATGATTTAGCTTTCAGCCTGCTGCGGGAATCTTCCCAGCGGGACAGCATGCGCCGCGCAATTCAGCAGGTAACCGGCAGAACCTACAAATTGGGGCCTTACCGTCCGGCGGAGAAGCAGGAACAAGAAAAGGATCCGCTGCAGACTATGGCGGAGCGTGCAAAAGAGCAGGGCATTGCAGTTGTAAAAAAATAA
- a CDS encoding GNAT family N-acetyltransferase encodes MENESTLVSLRTCFAKSFPLHAGSLLLRIPEVEEVLAFNCQAAQEESLSRFTCRPVVSHTPQEQRERLQGHLRNPDVVFAGIFLPKDSSAGMIGKINFFDYNPRNRSAEFGYRILKAYRRCGYTSTAVRALLQISFTAAKLHKVYAQTGSFNRPSVALLKSLGFSQDAVLRDHHELDGKFYDDLIFSILETEWDI; translated from the coding sequence ATGGAAAACGAAAGTACATTGGTTTCCCTGCGGACTTGCTTTGCGAAAAGCTTTCCTTTGCATGCGGGCAGCCTTTTGCTGCGGATTCCAGAGGTAGAAGAAGTGCTTGCATTCAACTGTCAGGCTGCACAGGAAGAAAGCCTCAGCCGCTTTACCTGCCGCCCGGTGGTTTCACATACACCGCAGGAACAGCGAGAGCGTCTGCAGGGACATCTTCGGAATCCGGACGTGGTGTTTGCAGGTATCTTTTTGCCCAAGGACAGCAGTGCCGGCATGATTGGAAAAATCAATTTTTTTGATTACAATCCGCGAAACCGCAGTGCAGAGTTCGGCTACCGGATTTTAAAAGCATATCGCCGCTGCGGCTACACCAGTACAGCGGTAAGAGCTTTGCTGCAGATTTCTTTTACAGCGGCAAAGCTGCATAAAGTATATGCCCAAACAGGAAGTTTTAACCGGCCATCCGTTGCACTGCTGAAAAGCCTTGGTTTTTCACAGGATGCGGTGCTGCGTGACCACCACGAGTTGGATGGAAAATTTTACGATGATTTAATTTTCAGTATTTTGGAAACAGAATGGGACATATAA
- a CDS encoding helix-turn-helix domain-containing protein — protein sequence MTLAEAVRNRILELCGQRNISINKLATLAALPPSSVKNILYGKSRNPKLQTIKTICDGLEISLSSFFDTPEFQRAE from the coding sequence ATGACTTTAGCGGAAGCGGTAAGAAATCGGATTTTAGAACTTTGCGGACAGCGCAACATCAGTATCAACAAGCTTGCAACGCTGGCGGCGCTGCCGCCGTCCTCTGTGAAAAATATTTTGTATGGGAAAAGCAGGAACCCCAAACTGCAAACCATCAAGACGATTTGTGACGGGCTTGAAATTTCGCTGAGCAGCTTTTTTGATACACCGGAATTTCAGCGGGCAGAATAG
- a CDS encoding helix-turn-helix transcriptional regulator has protein sequence MNKYLANRLRTLRKAHGFTQQQAADILKIDRSTLAYYESGRIEPPLRILEKLRVLYHTTYNDLLEYLS, from the coding sequence ATGAACAAATATCTTGCAAACCGCCTGCGTACACTGCGGAAAGCACATGGTTTCACACAGCAGCAGGCGGCTGACATTTTAAAAATTGACCGTTCCACACTTGCCTATTACGAATCTGGTCGCATCGAACCGCCGCTGCGGATTCTGGAAAAACTTCGTGTCCTTTATCATACGACTTACAATGATTTATTAGAATATCTTTCCTAG
- a CDS encoding Sapep family Mn(2+)-dependent dipeptidase, producing MQFAEHILPYKEQILRDLKTLVAIPSVVSDAEPGKPFGSESARALEAVLKMAENLGLETKNVGNYAGHAVYGEGSEFADVLCHVDVVPAGDGWNTNPFETVEKDGLLYGRGTADDKGAAVVALYCLKAMKDAGVKTNRRIRVIFGGGEEVASNDIDTYYSSEPMPVYGFTPDSDYGICNREKGILRLDISSGKAPTAVRHFTAGTVVNAVPAKAETVVACTMEQAAALMELAETDKAFRFTKTPDGLCIGAEGVASHAMQPQEGVNAAAKLIMLLSKVLNKEELGSLLYFLSEKIQTEYDGSLVGLKQSDEPSGPLTLNLGLVRIGNSTFSAGLDIRYPVTASGEDILAAMQKICTPYGLSCSRTNESRPLYLPEDSDFIRLLKGSYSAVMGEEPNVYATGGGTYARELKGRGVAFGPFFPDEPDRRLHNTNESIDIARFMQHAQICLQAMFDMATK from the coding sequence ATGCAGTTTGCAGAACATATTTTACCTTACAAAGAACAAATTCTCCGCGACTTAAAAACGCTAGTTGCGATTCCATCCGTTGTCAGCGATGCAGAGCCGGGCAAGCCTTTTGGCAGTGAAAGCGCACGCGCACTGGAAGCCGTACTGAAAATGGCGGAAAACCTCGGTCTGGAAACCAAGAACGTTGGTAATTACGCAGGACATGCCGTTTACGGCGAAGGCAGTGAATTTGCAGATGTGCTGTGCCACGTCGATGTTGTCCCCGCAGGCGATGGCTGGAACACCAACCCCTTTGAAACCGTTGAGAAAGACGGATTGCTGTATGGCCGCGGCACTGCTGATGACAAAGGTGCCGCTGTGGTGGCGCTGTACTGCCTGAAAGCTATGAAGGATGCCGGTGTAAAAACCAACCGCCGCATCCGCGTGATTTTCGGCGGCGGCGAAGAAGTTGCCAGCAACGATATTGACACTTATTATTCCTCCGAGCCAATGCCGGTCTATGGTTTCACCCCGGACAGCGATTACGGCATCTGCAACCGTGAAAAAGGAATTCTGCGTCTGGATATTTCCAGCGGCAAAGCACCGACCGCCGTACGGCACTTTACAGCAGGCACCGTTGTAAACGCCGTTCCCGCCAAAGCGGAAACGGTTGTTGCCTGCACAATGGAACAAGCTGCCGCGCTGATGGAACTTGCAGAGACTGACAAAGCGTTCCGCTTCACCAAAACGCCGGACGGTCTGTGCATTGGCGCGGAAGGTGTTGCTTCGCATGCCATGCAGCCGCAGGAAGGCGTCAATGCAGCCGCAAAACTCATTATGCTTTTGTCAAAAGTTCTGAACAAAGAAGAACTGGGCAGCCTGCTGTACTTCCTCTCTGAAAAAATTCAGACAGAATATGACGGCAGCCTTGTAGGGCTCAAGCAAAGTGACGAGCCTTCCGGTCCGCTGACTCTGAATCTTGGGCTGGTACGCATTGGGAACAGTACTTTCAGCGCTGGTCTGGACATTCGTTATCCGGTCACTGCAAGCGGAGAAGATATTCTTGCCGCCATGCAGAAGATCTGTACTCCTTACGGCCTTTCCTGCAGCCGCACCAACGAAAGCCGTCCGCTTTATCTGCCGGAAGACAGCGATTTCATCCGCCTGCTGAAAGGCTCCTATTCCGCTGTGATGGGTGAAGAACCGAATGTTTACGCCACTGGCGGCGGCACCTATGCCCGTGAACTGAAAGGACGCGGTGTTGCCTTTGGGCCATTCTTCCCGGATGAACCCGACCGCCGCCTGCACAACACCAATGAAAGCATAGACATTGCCCGCTTCATGCAGCACGCGCAGATTTGCCTGCAGGCAATGTTCGACATGGCAACAAAATAA
- a CDS encoding nucleotidyltransferase domain-containing protein, with the protein MNIDEWMKAYVKIVRNIFTDRIVFIGLQGSCARKEMTAESDIDVVLVLDTVSLEDLHSYRNAIADMPDRDKICGFVSGMAEISNWYPADLFQFYYDTKPVLGSLNFLLPKISPSDIQYAVRIGACNIYHMCVHNVVHEHSTEVLKALYKSSIFVLQAHHFLLTQNYISRREDLLNAVTGTDLHILQTAVNLKKEPTISEKQFDACTKNLLEWSSDLIQSYKS; encoded by the coding sequence ATGAACATTGACGAATGGATGAAAGCTTATGTGAAAATCGTGAGGAACATCTTTACAGACCGAATCGTCTTTATCGGGCTGCAGGGCAGCTGCGCCAGAAAAGAAATGACCGCAGAAAGCGACATTGATGTTGTTTTAGTACTAGACACCGTATCGCTTGAGGATCTGCACAGTTACAGAAACGCCATCGCAGACATGCCCGATAGGGATAAAATCTGCGGATTCGTTTCTGGCATGGCAGAAATCAGCAACTGGTATCCTGCTGATTTATTTCAATTCTACTACGACACAAAGCCTGTTTTGGGCAGTCTGAATTTTCTGCTGCCTAAAATTAGCCCCAGCGATATTCAGTATGCTGTACGGATTGGTGCCTGCAACATATACCATATGTGTGTACACAATGTAGTTCATGAGCACAGCACTGAAGTTTTAAAGGCACTGTATAAATCCTCCATTTTCGTTCTTCAGGCTCATCATTTTCTGCTTACACAGAATTACATTTCCCGCCGGGAAGATTTGCTCAACGCTGTGACTGGCACAGATCTTCACATCCTGCAAACTGCAGTAAATCTGAAAAAAGAACCGACAATTTCTGAAAAGCAATTTGACGCATGCACAAAGAACCTGTTGGAATGGTCCTCTGACCTGATTCAAAGCTATAAGTCGTGA
- a CDS encoding MFS transporter has protein sequence MHSTYRHTRRACYLGYLTQGIVNSLAPLLFTIFQDNYHISFSQLSQLILLNFGTQLVMDFFSVCFVDRIGIKRCIIGSHLAAACGLVLMGILPNLIDPFTGLSISMVICAMGSGLIEDLVSPILDSLPMGQKTSSMSMLHSFCCWGQVAVIAGTTLGLHFIGGHFWFLLPLLWALVPLVNLVRFLRVPMPPAVPPEEKIPIGSILHSKLFLLCMLLILCAGAADLSMSQWSSLFAERGLGVPKVAGDLLGPCLFSVLAGTGRLLYGLFGKKINLHYALLGCSVLCVICYLLTSLAPYPLLSLLGCAFCGLSVSLMWPGLYSLAARYFHNGGTSMFGMLAVCGDIGCSLGPWLTGLAGAGDAGLKNGLLMATVFPIIMSLGMLCFCKRAGCRRK, from the coding sequence ATGCACAGCACCTACCGGCACACACGCCGTGCCTGCTACTTAGGCTACTTAACGCAGGGGATTGTCAACAGTTTGGCACCGCTGCTGTTTACAATTTTCCAGGACAATTATCATATTTCCTTTAGTCAGCTCAGCCAGTTAATTCTGCTGAACTTTGGTACGCAGCTGGTAATGGACTTTTTTTCTGTATGCTTTGTAGACCGCATCGGCATTAAGCGCTGCATCATTGGTTCTCACCTCGCGGCAGCCTGCGGGCTTGTGCTGATGGGAATTTTGCCGAACCTGATTGACCCATTTACCGGACTTTCCATTTCTATGGTCATCTGTGCAATGGGCAGCGGCCTGATAGAAGACCTTGTCAGCCCAATTCTGGACTCCCTGCCAATGGGACAAAAGACCTCCTCCATGAGCATGCTGCACTCTTTCTGTTGCTGGGGACAGGTTGCGGTAATTGCCGGCACAACACTTGGTCTGCACTTCATTGGCGGACACTTCTGGTTTTTGCTGCCTCTACTGTGGGCATTGGTGCCGCTTGTCAACCTGGTGCGCTTTTTGCGTGTGCCGATGCCGCCCGCCGTGCCGCCGGAGGAAAAAATACCGATTGGAAGCATTCTGCACTCCAAATTATTTCTGCTCTGCATGCTGCTGATTCTTTGCGCCGGTGCCGCCGACCTTTCTATGAGTCAGTGGTCCTCGCTGTTTGCGGAGCGCGGTCTGGGCGTTCCAAAAGTAGCCGGTGACTTGCTTGGACCATGTCTGTTTTCTGTACTGGCAGGCACTGGGCGACTGCTTTACGGACTTTTCGGGAAAAAGATCAATCTGCACTACGCTCTGCTGGGGTGCAGTGTGCTGTGCGTCATCTGTTACCTGCTTACCTCACTTGCCCCTTATCCGCTGCTCTCCCTGCTTGGCTGCGCCTTCTGCGGACTTTCCGTTTCGCTGATGTGGCCGGGGCTGTACAGCCTTGCCGCACGCTATTTTCACAACGGCGGCACCTCTATGTTTGGTATGCTTGCAGTCTGCGGAGATATTGGCTGTTCACTCGGGCCGTGGCTCACCGGGCTTGCCGGCGCGGGTGATGCCGGATTGAAAAATGGTCTGCTTATGGCGACAGTGTTCCCAATCATTATGTCCTTGGGAATGCTTTGCTTCTGCAAAAGGGCCGGATGTCGCCGAAAATAG
- a CDS encoding RrF2 family transcriptional regulator: MRISAKGRYAIAALLRMAQAGKDTVVNVTRLSEDLGISRIYLEQVFSLLKRAQLVTSTQGAQGGYRLTRSPAQISALDMLRATDTALFEQPGKTLGADAQDAEAALELVSTKLKQSVEQTLSSLYLSDLLEEAARSRDNYMFFI, from the coding sequence ATGCGCATTTCTGCAAAAGGGCGCTATGCCATTGCGGCTTTGCTGCGCATGGCACAGGCTGGAAAAGACACCGTTGTAAATGTAACTCGCCTTTCAGAGGACCTGGGGATTTCCCGCATTTATCTGGAGCAAGTCTTTTCTCTGCTGAAGCGTGCGCAGCTTGTTACTTCCACGCAGGGGGCACAGGGCGGTTACCGGCTGACCCGTTCCCCTGCTCAAATCAGTGCGCTGGATATGCTGCGCGCCACAGACACTGCCTTGTTTGAGCAGCCTGGAAAAACCTTGGGCGCAGATGCGCAGGACGCGGAAGCGGCACTGGAGCTGGTTTCCACAAAACTGAAACAGTCTGTTGAGCAAACGCTTTCTTCGCTGTACCTTTCTGACCTGCTGGAGGAAGCCGCCCGCAGCCGGGATAATTATATGTTTTTCATTTGA